GAATAAAAAGTGTAGGGAATGTTATGATATATTAACATCTCTCTCATTTCTGTGGATTAAAACACTGCAGACCTACGGCTTCCTTTGCCCTCAGCTCCGCTCTGCCGCGCCCGGACCCCGCTACACCCCTGGCAGCCGCTCTCGGCTCCTCACAGcccaagcggcagcaccgcAGAGGGGCCGtgcggggctgtgcggggccGTGCGGAGCTGTGCTTTATGGAGCGGTGCTTTATGGAGCGGTGCTTTATGGAGCAGTGCTTTATGGAGCAGTGCTTTATGGAGCGGTGTTTTGCGGAAGGGTGCcttgtggagctgtgttttgcGGAGCGGTGCGGAGCCGTGCCGAGCGGTGTTCTGTGGAGCTCTGTTTTGTGGGGCCCCGCTTTGCGGAGCGCTGTTTTGCGGAGCGCagcccccgccgcgcccccgcccggcccgccccggcccccgGGCAGCCAATGCACGGCCGGGGAGGCAGAGCCGGGGAAGGAGCCGGGGAAAACATCAATCCCAACTTTCTCACCTTGACGGGAACCGAGCGCTCCCGAtgtgtccctccctgccagcccagcgtCCCGAGGAGGGCCGTCCGACGGCCCGGGCTCGCCGCGTCAGCCGCCCCCTGTCCCTGGAGGGGGAGAAGGCCGAGTAGGGACTCGAGTACACAGTGCCCACAGCCCCTGGTACAGCCCCCTGGGTCGCTGCTgcccgggccgggcggcgggcAGGGGCGGCTCCTCGGCGGGGCTTGATGCGGCTGCCATggggcgcggggctcccgtcggaCCGTGCCTGCTgcgggcagcgctgctgctcgCCCTCTGCCCCGCCGCCGGCAGCACCTGGATGTGAGTACCGGGCGCGGGGTCAGGGTGGGAGCGGCGCGGAGCCCGTCCCCTCGTGTCCGTCGGGGCCCGGCGCTGACGGGGGGCTGCCTCCGCAGGTGGCTGGGCATCGCCGCCGCCGGCGGGCCCGACAAGCCGGGCTGCGCCAGCCCTCCGCTGAGCCGccggcagcaggagctgtgcgaGCAGAAGCCGGAGCTGATGCCCGCGATCCGGGAGGGAGCGCGCCTGGGCCTCCAGGAGTGCCGCAGCCAGTTCCGACACGAGCGCTGGGACTGCCgctcgccgcccgccgcccgccgcgggaccgccgcccccgccgccttcgggcagcagctcagcagcgGTGAGTGACCGCgccggccggggctgccccgccgCTCGGCGtctgcggggccagcagcgcccGGGACCGCCCGTGCAGCCCGTCCGTGCGCCCCGTCCgcagagccgggccgggccgggccgggcggtcACCGCAGCCGTCCCGGGAGGTACCGCAGGCACACGAAATGCACCGAGCAGACGAAACCTGCCCTTGTCTTTGCAAcgttgttgttgtttcttgcGATTTTCGCGTAGTACGTCTTTGGATGACACTGCCCGCAGGTAGATCCACTTAGCTATGTCGAAATGCCGTTGTTCTTAGACTTTTGGGTTTATCCCCTTGTGTCATAGTTACTAAATAAGTGGACTTATGACACATTATTTCGAAAAGGTCACTAGCAGGTGAAAAATCTGCTCAGGGCACAAAATACTATGTtacatgctttaaaatatatatgtgctCAGTTAGTGGTATTGATCAACACAGTGAAaccaaagctgctttttttgcataaaataattACGAAATTGTGGGAATTTCCAACAATAATGAGCCTTTTGTATCAAGTGTCACACCAAAGCTTTCCTGAAAGTTGCAAGGGTCCTGCAACTCTCTTTTAGCTCCCTGGTCACTGACTGTGTGATGGATGTGATTTTAAATGTTGTGGTACTTCACTTTGTGTTCATGCAATCTTCACTTTGTACTAAAACAGTATAAAACCCCCAAGCTTTAATCATGGAAACATGAAGTGAGGGATTAAAAGTGCATATTccaaaaaggaaagggaaaaaaaaagaaaatgagaattttcccCACTGTATGGAGCCATGTGTGTGTTAGTCCTGCTCAACAGGAAGGACTGTTCACCCACAAAGCTTCACTAGTGTGTACTGTGGAAGCCTTTTATGATGGTACCAGCACATACAAACaggagaaacaaacagaaattttccTGCCTATGAGCAGGAACTttggagaaaggaaataattttcacaaCAGTGAAAATTGGCCCGTTCCAGTAAAATTTCAGCTACATTTGTTGACCACTCACGAATATTCAGTGTGCTTACAGTATGGCCTGCTTAACACTGGATAAAGCTGTGTGCCACATTATGCCAGAAGTTTCAGAGAATAGGTCAGGTGTAAGAAGGCCGGGCAGGTCCCTCCATGACTCTTCTGAGATATAGTCTAACATGTAAAGGCCTTTAACACTGCTGTCCTTCCCATGGCCAGCTTATTCTAGGAAAAGCATATGGCCTAAAAATCTTTGTGCCATCCTGATTTCCACCTGGTTTAAGATTTCTGGGGCTCTTTGCAGCTTTTGTGAATTAGAAGAACATCAATGTTTGCTAAATTTAGCATGAGGTAAGTTTTGGCACTGTACCAAAGTAACCTGGGATCATGACAGCTTCTCTGAGATTTAAACTGACCTTTTCTTCAAATCAGCATGAATAGTGAAGAGCAGGGTGGGGAGTAAGGAGTTTGAAATGTGGTTAGTTTtgagcttgattttttttaatttttacattatttggCTTGAATATTTCTGTGGCAAATAGAATTTCTAATCAGATTTAGAAAGAGGTTACTAAAAATCTCATGGTACAAGTAGACAGAAAGAGCACCATTAATAGCATGGTCATATGAAGAGGCCCTGGAGTCATTTTGGGTATGAACGTTGCTTTGAGCAAGTTAACACGACAGACCAAGCTGTGATGATTTTCCACTTGTAACTGTTCCCTTTCAGTAATGATCTGGCCTGTGAAGTCCTGGTCTGTAGCCCAGCCAGGAGGGTGTTCAGAGGGAGCTATGGAGTAACATTTCCACGCCTTGCTGCGCAGGCACGAAGGAGGTGGCGTTCGTCTCGGCGGTGACGGCGGCGGGCATCGTGCACGCGGTGACACGGTCGTGCAGCGCGGGGAACATGACCGAGTGCTCCTGCGATGTCACCCTGCGGCATGGCGGCTCGGCCACCGAGGGCTGGCATTGGGGCGGCTGCTCCGACGACATCCACTACGGAATGTCCTTCAGCAGAATGTTCCTGGACCTGCCTTTCAAGAACATGACAGGCAAGAGCGGGAGCGGACTGGTGGCGATGAACCTGCACAACAACGAGGCTGGGAGGCAGGTGGGTGTCACTCAGATGAGGCAACGACTGCTCGATCACCTTCATTGACAAAACGGCATCAGCCAAAGGAGCTGGGTTCTTGGCTGCAGGTATTCATGTGGCCAGTGGCAATAACAGCACTAACATCACCAAAGGAACATGTACAAACTCAGAATCAGAGCTGGTTTTAACCAACTAATCTCTGTATGTTAAAGTAAAATCCACAAAATAAGTAAGAGATCTGCTTAAATAGTAAATTTATCTTAATTAGATATTTGACATTAAATTGCACACTCAAAATAGTCCTGTTATCAGCATAatacaatattatttttgtcaCTGATTATTCTGTTACTACCATGACCTGCATCTTTAATTCTCTCTAATACTGAATGAGAAGGCCAGCTGGACACAAGGCCTCATTACTCATCTGCAGTCTGCAGTCCACATCTGAGAGTGCAAGTTTAACATTGTTCAGAGGGGAAATCAAGAGTTAATACTTTCCCTAAAAATATAGGATAGAAATGAGACCTTCAAAGCAGCTCATTGGTTAGGACATGCATCAAATGAAAGAGACTGATtttggatgggtttttttcagcccAAAGAACTTCCAACCCAGGCTTGCTGAGGAAATCTGTGTTCGGGTGTGTGACATTGGATTCTCCTTCCTGTCCTGCAGAGGATGTAAAGTGGGGGCAAAGTAGCCTATACAGGGAGATATGGGCCTGTAATCGAGTGCTTGGAGCTTACATCTGGAATGGCAGAGATTtgtattcttatttttcctttaaaattactttctctgCTTTACCTTGGAGATTTTATCTTTAATGGCTCTCTCTGGGCCCATAATACTTTAAATCTGTTCTACTCAGAGACACAGctttaattaaaggaaaaaaagagaaagggagaacTTCTGGTTTTGGCTGCACATATTGATGGACTCcattgtgactctgaaatttccGGTAGCTGAAAGCAACACCAGTGGGTTTCGCTGTAATCAACTTTCCTATCTGCCATAGAGAAGGAGTCACCACAGTAAGCCATCATAAGAGCCATAGTGGTATGattgaaaattactttaattttaagTGATATTTACAGGTAATATGTGTTATTTCATTTAAGCTATGTagttggaaaagcagaaaatctttTGGGTTCCTTCCcactcaaaccattccatgaatCCATGGTACTATGACAAAGACCCTTTTTATAACTGAAGTAGATGAAACAAATTTTAACCTAAGTGAGAGCTGAGAACAGTTTCTATGAGTTTAATTAGAGGCTAGTCAGCTAAATCATCTCCGAGGAAAGGTGATTGGTATCTTGCAGTATAGTAGGAGATGTTAATAAGAGGGACAGaagattaaattattatttacttaAGGAAAGAGCAAAGGGTTGTAGAGCGAGATAGTTAAGGAAGAAGTATATAGTCAGCTTCcatgcataaatattttgtaatttaatgGCAAAATGTAggataaagcaaatattttgatCACTGTCCAGAATGAAAAAGAATGTTTGTTGTTGGTACTTGGGATTTCTAGCAGCAATATTATCTGAAGTAAAGTTTACCATAACTCTCCTTTTTTATATCTTAACTAGGAGATGCTGGAAAATGTTGGCCTTCATGTTTTGGGGCTTACAAGAAGGATGTTTTGGTATATTATGACCTTTTGTAATAAATACTGTCATGTTCCTGGTTTGGTGCCTTGCAAGAGCAGTCTTCCAGGGACAATacttctgtgtttgtttggcattagtaacagaactggTATGTGCAGAATCTTCTTGTTTCTCTTATTTCAgtacaaaatgttattttgtacTTCCGCATCTCATAGTTATCATATCAAcctataaaaattttaaaactgtgtgtGTCTTTTGAGTTGTCTACTAATCTGACTCTCAGAAGATTCAGATTGCATCCTTATTCTGCTAAAAGATAAACATTCATCATCTTTTAGCATGGCAATTTTCAGTGTGCTTTGATGTGCATATATGAgttgggctgctctgctccttatCCAAAAGGATGTGGGGAATCAGGCACTATGAGTTGACTAATAttgtattaatattattttactgCTGGAAAAATTCAGCTCACTTTTCCACTTGTGGAAATTTATTTGATGTGAGGcttgtttggagtttgtttttacTGATACTTGTAGATTGGTAAGAGACTCACCAAGTTTGGAACTGTTCCTAAGTGATGCACCTCTGGTAGGACATGTGATTGTCTTCATGAATAATCGTATTAGTTCTACCAGTGGCTGAAACTGGGACATTTGGTTACAGGCATCAGTTCTTGTGACAGAACAAGTACAGCTGAGAACAGTGCCTGCAAACAGAAAGCTTAACTTGGACATGATAAGCATTAACTGGTGTTAGAGGGCATGCAAACTGTGATTCCATTGACACTCTTCTTTGTTGCAAATCagtctctgctttctgccccaTCTGTTCTAGCCACAGAttcccaccctgtgctgctctttctGTTAGCTGCATAGGATCAGTGAAAGGAagacactttaaaaattatctttctctcatgtttaattttaaaaaagagcaaTGCTGGTCCCTGTTCATCACTTAGCCCTGCACTCTTGTCATGCATATTGTATGTCCAAGGCTGAGTGGGAATAGGGGCTTGTGGCTGACCATGATGCTTGTGGACCCAGCTCAGTTCCACATTGATCATTTCTCATTACCTACCAGTCAGTTCCAAACCCACCTAAGAAAGCCTGTCCCAGCTTGCTCAGAATGACACATCTATCCACTAGGTTTCTGTAACAGTCTTCCTCTGAGGCTCTCCATGGAATTTTGTTTCATAGGAAGAATCCCCTCACTATCTCATGAATAACTGAACAGATTCATCACATGAATCTAAAGTGTGAAACAGAATAGTAGTTGTGGAGTCAGTCTGGAAGTTGTGGAGTCAGTCTGGAAGTCATGGTCCCAGTAACTGCAGTCACTGTGCACTGCTGAGACacaggtgtgtgctgcagctgtgtcccATCTGAGGGCCGTGTTGGCTCTATAGGCACGATCTTAGGTTTGCTTGAAACATCAGGAGAAGATGCCTAATCCCTAAATTTTGCCAGATGTTCAATTATGGGAGCTTTTTCATTGAAGTTCACGTGGCGGACTGAGATGCAGTAGCATGTTCTGTGGTCAGGCGAAGCAAAATGTCACTTCCCTATGTTGGCAACTTAAAGTATATTGCAGTCCTGGCTGAAAATTTGTCCATCCTAGCAGCTGAGGAGCAAGACACTGAGCCACATTCGTAATTCTTGCATTCATCTGCTCATCTGTACACTGCTAAACAAACATGTATGCtgcatgtttgtatttttatgtcAGTCTAAGACTTCAGTTTCTGCTCCTGTTTCGAAACTCTATCTCCCTCTACTTTTGTTTAATTCATCCTCAGAGAAAGACTCTGTGAGGGCTACTTGCTCACGTGGAAGTAACTCGTCCTTAGCACCTAGCAGGCATGTCCAGAGCTTCCTCTGACAATTTCTGGATTCTCCTGCCCTTAGGAAGTACCTTACCATACTGCAGTGAAAACTAGGATTACATCTGTAACCTTATAAATCAAATAGCACAATACGATAAAAACTACTTCAAAATTCTAGTTACTTGAAAAAATAAGTTATCattcaaaactggaaaaatactATTAAATCCTCTCTATTTTTAAGTTGTGCataaaatttatcttttgatattgtgtttctcttttccttcacatttttattGGGTCATCTGTCTTCTGACAGACTCTTTGTCCTTGGATTTCAAATTCTCATCTGCCTCAATCACTCTTACATCTTAATGATTACTATTCTGACTACCTAGTGATTTTGTTATTGACGGATTCATGAGATATGAGCAAGGTCAAGTCTGTCTATTAAAGAGAAATTAGTCTGTGTTGAAGAGATGGTAAGTATCTATCAGTATTAACAAGCAGTTGTTTTGCCCCTAAAAGAGTCTGTGTGTGCTCATGGGTGAGAATTTGCTTGTTGCAGTATTCTTATTTCTTCCAGTAGTGCAGAAAAATTTCCAGCTGCAAAAAGCAGCCCACAGCATGTGGAAGTATCTCCTGTACCATGTTTTGGCAAAAGTGGTTCCTTCAAATGCATTGGCATTGATGCATGAGAAGTTTCAAGACAAACTTACAGTGAGTTAATTTAAAATCCACACTTAATGTTAAATTTCCCAATTGCTTTGATTGTGGAATTTAAATATGGGTGAAAGGGTTAGTAAAATGGAAGATGGTGACATGGGCTTTCCACACTACTAACCAATGGCCCATATTTATCCACAGGATGGCTCCAAAAAGTACATTATTGCAGATAAAAAACAGATCAAAAATTATGCTATCTTGTGCTACATCTGTACATGTGTGATTTTTCAGTGCCTTTTTCAAACTCTAATGTGAGGGTTGTCACAAGACTAATTGTATGGTTTTATACTATGATTATTAGATGTTAGAGAAGTAATTATTGTACTGATTGTCTCCTGAGTGCTTGAGTCTGTCTCAAGATAAAGACATAAAGGAAGTTACTGCTTGTTTACAGATTCCAGTAGTTTGAGACTTGATATCCTATAAACTGAGCCAAAATTGTTGTGTGTTGTAAAAAGCTTAACTCAGGCTTCAGATTCCTGTTGTTGGTCAGAGAGTTACTATTCAGCCCAGCCCTTGCTTCTGCATGGGCATGGAGAAGAAACTCATCTAAGGGTATTTAAATGTTGGCAATAACTGTGGAAACCTTGCTGAAACACTGATAGTTTTAAAAGTAATATGAATGCAACTATCTGTGTTAAATAGAGCCATTATGAAACTGGCAACACTAGAAACCCATACTAGAACTAGCTATGTCTAAATTAAAAGAACAGGGCTTAAGTCTATAAGTGAGAAGCACCTGAGGTTTAGTACAGAATACCTGAGCCGAAGACACCTCTGCTAGGACAGCTGGTGGGTCTTTTGACAGACTTTCTGTGGATATCAGAAATGTGAGcatcctcctgctcttccaACAGCTTGCCCTGAGGTgcctcctcctgtgctgctttgggTGCTGAGCCACACTGGCTGCCCAGGCACTGTTGTGTGACTTCAGCCATTCCTGTGGCCTTAGTTACAAACAGGGTTCTGAACATTTAGTGGTATTCATGGTAGCTTTAAGGTACCCTTAAAAGACAATGTAACTGGGCACTTGCCCAGTAAATGTCTTCCAGCATAAGAAGGGTGCCATGACCTGCCCTATCCTTGCTTTCCCCTTCTGCTATTCCCCACTAGACCCTTTTGCCCATGAGAGCCTTTTGCATTCCAGGAGTGGGAAGAGTGACATAGGACATGTCATTCAGGTATTTAGGATCCTCCAGAATGAAAAACTATCCAGAAATCACAGCATTCTGTTGTGATCAATATTGCTACATTATGGCCCTTTCAAACTGCAAATGAAGAGCACATCTGAAGATCATGCCTCTCACAGTGGGGGTCCAGGCTGGAAACCTGGTTCCTAACATGTGCTCTGACTTCCCTGTTATGgaaatggcagtggcagctgtAATATTAAATACTTTGCGACCTCTGTGTTACTGATGCCAGGCAGCATTCCTGATGAATGAAAGACCACATCCAAATGTTATTCTCCCTTTGTTTTCAGGCTGTAGCAAAGCTGATGTCTGTGGATTGCCGTTGTCATGGTGTTTCTGGGTCCTGTGCTGTGAAAACCTGTTGGAAAACCATGTCATCCTTTGAAAAGATTGGCCGGTTTTTAAAGGATAAGTATGAAAACAGCATACAAATATcagacagactgaaaaaaaagctgCGCAGGAAAGAGAAGAGCCAGAGGAAAATACCAATTGGGAAAGAGGACCTGCTGTACGTGAACAAATCACCCAACTACTGTGTTGAAGACCAGAAGCTGGGGATCCCTGGGACTCAGGGAAGAGAGTGTAACCGCACGTCGCAGGGGCCCGAGGGCTGTaacctgctgtgctgtgggcgCGGGTACAACACCCATGTTGTCAGGCACGTGGAAAGGTGCGAGTGCAAGTTTGTCTGGTGCTGCTACGTGCGCTGCAGGAGGTGTGAGACCATGACCGACGTACACACCTGCAAGTAAGATGAAGGACAGGAAACATGGCCAAGCCATCCACGCTGTGTGGtgcacacagctgctgcaggggcagcactCACTGTCACCAAGTGGGATTTCAGAGGGAGCAGCCTCAGGGGGAACAGGTACTGCCGGACAATGGGTAGTCCAAGCATGCCTCGACTGAAAGGACAGCTGAGTAAACATCAGGCTGCATGCAGGGACAGCTTAAACAGCAAAAAGGACTCCTGATGACACATTTGAACGTGTTACTCCATGAGCAGAGACAGATGCTAAACTTTTCAAGTATTTAATAGACACAACGTCCTGAAGATCCATGTGGTGGGAAGGCACAGTGGAGAAATCTCAAGATCTCATTAGTCAGAGACTGAAGAGTTAAGAGAGTTTGTAAGACACATTAGATACAGTCCTTATGTCTGtgcttttaaaactgaaattagaTGGATCCACTAGATAGTTCATTTCTGCAGACTTCAGAAAAACCCACAGATAGGGAAAGGGTTCAGCTGTTGACCACGAAGCATTTGCTTTGCAGCCGTTCAGAAAAGTGCCTTCTGCACAATGTGCAGAAAAGCGTCGGGAAGTGAGGAACGTGTGAGACCACAGAGAGCTCAGCAGTGTCTGCCTGGAAAAGGAGAGTCAAGCTGTGTCCagggcagagaggcaggagcacagcttgGTGAATATGAATGGAGTACCAAATAGCAACCTCAGAATTTTTAACAGGATATCCTTCAAACACACAAGGGACAGGTATGAGAAGGGGCAGAAACACAGTTTGATatttgaaggaaataaaatcctcTGCAGGCATTTTCCGAGTATCCGAGCATACATTTTGTGAATCAGCTGGTTGTCACCCCACTCTTGAATACTATGCAATAACCTGCCACATTCAGCCATCTCACTGCTGGCTCACCATCATTATCAAAATTGACCACATGAAATTTAGCCCAAAGGAATCTGCCATAAAACAAAGgattatttaaaacatattttctttatagaATCAGCAGCTAGAATTTTTAATTAGGTTGCATCCTCAGTAAGCTGACTGCACAATGTTATTTATGGATTGGCATACAccactaaaatatttaaactgttaatgataacatttttctgtctccatATGTTggcttaattttattttacatctgtaaaaggttgtttatttttatgcagtGATTTAATGCCTGGCTTTAAAAGCATCATGTGAAAGGATTACTGTTGTTTAATTATGCAAAGTACTATTTTTGATAAAACAAAAGAGtttatattttgtaaatatttaaattatgcaaGTTAtgtaaaatgtttctaaaactAATGTGATAAGACTACAGCCCTTGAGATTTGTTGGGTAGATATTTGTTAATATTGTACTAGCctttaattgatttttatttgcatgtgcTGGGGGAAATTAATCAGAGAACTGCATAA
This genomic interval from Catharus ustulatus isolate bCatUst1 chromosome 4, bCatUst1.pri.v2, whole genome shotgun sequence contains the following:
- the WNT16 gene encoding protein Wnt-16; protein product: MGRGAPVGPCLLRAALLLALCPAAGSTWMWLGIAAAGGPDKPGCASPPLSRRQQELCEQKPELMPAIREGARLGLQECRSQFRHERWDCRSPPAARRGTAAPAAFGQQLSSGTKEVAFVSAVTAAGIVHAVTRSCSAGNMTECSCDVTLRHGGSATEGWHWGGCSDDIHYGMSFSRMFLDLPFKNMTGKSGSGLVAMNLHNNEAGRQAVAKLMSVDCRCHGVSGSCAVKTCWKTMSSFEKIGRFLKDKYENSIQISDRLKKKLRRKEKSQRKIPIGKEDLLYVNKSPNYCVEDQKLGIPGTQGRECNRTSQGPEGCNLLCCGRGYNTHVVRHVERCECKFVWCCYVRCRRCETMTDVHTCK